GCAAAAGTGTAGaaagccaaaaagaaaaaggtggcAAAAAAAGCAGAAGAGCAGCTGTTTTCGTCCTGAGTGTGCATCATGGGAGTGGATGACCTCTCCACTATCTTTATGTCAATGTGAATTTTATTGTGAGGGGGTTAACAGGAGATCCTTTGGTCCATAGACAAACTAAACGTACCGTCCACAGCTTCCCTGATGGCTGGCATGCCAATGATGCTGAGCTGTGTCCGCTAAAAGAGTGGAGATATCAGTGATCTCAACGCCTACTGTGCGATATTGTAACTTGTCTTTTTGGCAAAAATCCAAGAATCCTTTGTAAATTTCCAATTACATGCTTTTATTGACTCACTAAATTTACGACAGAAGTCTGGTTTTCACACAGGTTGCAGCACAATAACAGCTGCAGTTTCAGTGATCAATGATATTGTCTTTTAtctggataaataaaaaaaacaattaatttgtgctgctctctttttctgacCAATCAAAAGCTTTTGATAGGGTCAATAATGAAATCCTACGTGCAGTCTTAAAGTCTAGTTGATGTCACAGTCAGTTGGTTCCACAGTTACCTTACGGGACACCTCATACTGTTGTGGCTGATGGTGCTGGATCCGGCCCTCAGTGCCCCTGGTGTAACTTCAGCTGATGATCATGATGCATTACACCGGTCAGACTTTTTCTGGCATGCCCATCTTAAGAAGCCTACAATTTCTATGATTCATCACGTTGGGGGAAGAAACTAATGAAATAGAATCCAAGTTGAAATGTAGTGAAATAAAGAACAGCATAGTAGCGTCAGCAAACTCTTGTTTACTTTGTCTATATAAATCATATATTTATCCAGCTTAGTTTCACATATTTTTTCCCCTGGTCATCCACACACGCCCCCTGCGGTGGCTCTATGGGCCCCCGGGGCGGGTCCAACCCTCAGCATGAGGATCACTGTATTACGCCATATCACTTCTCAAAAAGGATTTTGAACTCTACCCCAGACAGAGCGTCACAGAGATGAGTGTCACAACTCCAACCAGCTCCACGTCATTCATTGTCCTGTTTGTCTCGTCTCTTGCCAGCGTGAGCCCCTGAACATTGTACTCCCACCTCTCAGTCTAACCCCTTTTTGGATAAGTTTGCCTGTTTTGATCTGCCTGGTTTTGACTTTTGCCTGTTTCGGACAAGGAGTAAACATAGTTATTGACTGAGCTTTTACACTAAGAGTTCAAGGGTAGACACTGGGGCCGGGCCTTTCCCTCAGCCTGTTTGTTTAAATTTCACATCCCATTTCTTTGGATGTCTTAAGGCTTtcctgaaaacataaaaaagggaACACATGCTGACACTGCATGACAGAAGTACAAGTTAAAGCGGAACATGTCTCCAGCAGTACAATACTATAATATGTTATAATGATATGCTTTTCACCAGAGGTCTTTACTCAGCAACTACATCAATACTACTTCAGACTGTTGAGGAAAACCTGACTGCTGACCAAAATAACTGATGAACAAGTCCCAGTCTTCTCTTGACCACACATGTTTTTGGATTCCTGGCTAAAGAGACAATaagtaaacacatgcacatttccaGGAAAAGGCCAGTGTTTCCTATGAAAGGAtgttaaagtgaaaaaaaaaaaagtggtctTGCATGCCGCTCCGGAAAAGGAAAGAGGGTGAGATCATGTCACTGTTGAAGAAATAGCGCAATATTTTTCTTACATATGTAAAGATTAATAaattgaaaagcaaaaaaatgcaCCCTCGCTCAATTCAGCTCACTGTGATGAAAGTCATCATTCATAACATGATCACTGTAATGTTTAACCATTCAaacattcttcttctgtatTCTTCCCCACATCATGGAGAAATTGGCAATATCTAGAAATAAACCAGACAAAATTTAGTAaaatcaatatatatatatatatatatatatatatgataaaatAACTTCCCTCAAACCACATAGTGAAAAGATCCATAGAAGAGATtcaaagaggaaattaaaatgaGGTCTTCATAAAGCCTAATCAGCAAAATGGGGGGGTTTTGTCGCTGACTTAGCAAAGAAGAGTAAAAATTCACCTTCACTTGGTGTGAATCCACCCACACTAATGTCTGAAACATGACTCTGTCAGTATAAGGATTATGTTATTATATGTTTCTTCTTTAGATATACAGAAAACTATATCTCATAATGTGATGCTTGTCTCTGTgatcttctgctgtttttacgtgttaaagaataaaaacacatgtttcTGCCGCACAGAGTTCTGCGAAGCCTTTAAGACTTTCATGTAATCTGTGGTTTGTGGTCGTTCCAGCAGCATAGCTCTGTGGTctgtcggtccaccactttggtccaaattaaaatgactcaaacaatcagattaaaatgactttttgtgCTGCCATTTGTGGTTCCTTGATAATCTCTATCTTAATGAATGGTGCCTACAGgttactgtttgtatttttaaatgtctggACAAGTGTTGGATGATTGCTGTGACACTGATCCAGACATtcgtctgtgaagattctcattcatccaggtcacgGAACTTTCCAAAGGCActtggacttgcttgtggttctagaagacgttttcagacagacattcgtgtccccctcaggatgactTGTAATCACTCTGTCAAATGTCCATATCAAATTTTCAATTTATCCAATACTTAGATTTTTGAGAAAATACCTGGAAACTGAAGACATTTTCCTTAACATCAGCTGGATAATTTTAACATGAACTGGTCAGTGATTTGAATCCAGTCTGGAACACATGCATGACCCCAAGAGACTACAACAAAGATGAACATTACAACTCAGCCCATGCcatactgcacatactgcacactgcacatatcactttagattttagattttatataCACTGTATACCTCATCTGCTCACGTCTacttttttactgcactgccacttactgcctgttgcacatgtcacctgtttacataccATGTTGCACATGTCAGTTGTTTACATACCGtgctgcacatgtttttatggtttcatagaaattacttgcactacctgcacataCCACATACTTTTTATAATtcatgccaattgcactacttacatgtatttatatttttttttggatattatgactatttgcattTTTGGGTAGATGCTAAACTGCCTTtagttgtctctgtgttgtacTCTGACGATGGTAATAAAGtagaatctaatctaatctaaaattACATAAACGTACAAATAGCCTATTGTGTACAGTTTCAAATGAATGGGAATAAGActgtgaaaaacattgttttctcaCTCTGAATCTGTTTTGTTGTACGCAAGCATAATGAATGAACTTGTACAAATTGAATTGATTTGACTAATGTGTTCATGATTACAATGAAGCCCTTCTGCAGACTAACATGATTTCTGGGAAATGATGTTgctggaggaaaaaggaagagcCTGAGAAAGTGAAAGTCAAACTGGAAAGAGAACCCATGTCTGAGGGTATAAAAGCCACGAATCACTGCAGCTGTACACCATCAGGAGTCCAGACTGAAGAGAGACACTGTGGAGTGTGAACCTGTCTACAGCCGCAACTATGAATTCAGCTGTCATTGCCTTTCTCGCCTGCCTGCTTGTCTTCTATGCACAAGGTACTGAGAAAAGTTTAGTTTTCTGTGATCGTCTGATTTGAATTCTAAGAACAACATACCATTTTGTTGTCAGTTTGGTTGTGAATGGGGACTTGTATCAATTGCTTGTAATGACATTATAGTTTTGTTTGAATagaactttaaagctgcactcaatattttcatgttagCAATGGATCACATCACTATGTGTAATGTTAAAGGGCTCCCTGGTACTGATGAACTCAGAGAATCATCAGGTGaccctgcagctccttcagcaataCATTATATGGTAtttgagctcattgttttgggttTACAAAGCAAAACTTTACTGTTGTGGTTCAGTCTCATCACTCAGCTGGTGCTGttgtcagagaaaaagctctgctAAACCCAATGTGaacccagtctgtctgtctaagCTGACTTTCAGCTCTGCCCATTGACAGTGACAATGgctctgtctgcagagcagccctttccctttctctgacaaaacactgacacatgttCATTCTACAGTCTGACTGACTTAAAAGATGATCAGCTAATAACAAGGTTGTGTCTTCTCTTCCCACAGGCCAACCAGCCAACAGATCTAGCAAGTGCAAGTGTTTAAATGGTTCTATCGACCGGATTCCCCCACAGCTCATCAAGGCAGGGCCAGTCATACACCCACCCAGTATCTTCTGTCAGCAGGTGGAGATAATGTGAGTAGATGAGCTGAATTGAACCATATTTCTACACGTCATTCTTCTGTGTTGTTCCGCCTCTCTCTAACAaagctctttcttctcttcagtATTACAACGACAGCAAATAAGGAAAAATGCGTGAATCCACAGTCACATCTCGGAAAACGCATTCTGAAAAGCAAGAACAGGTAAGATCAGTTGGACTTCACAGTGTTCAGGGTCTCTAATGTGAAATACTACCATCAATGTTACAGATCTCTGCTTCTTTTACTAATAGTCTCATATGTTGATCCAGGTATGTGAAGAATAGCACTGTGAGCACGACGACTTCAAGCTCAACGAGTGTCCACAGCACATCCAGGCTGTAGACTCCACCCCTGCACTGAAGAGGATGgaactgaaacactgctgttgtAATGGGAGATGTTCATCATCATTGCCTTTATCATGTAAATACTAGTTGTTGTAGTAtaagtgatgaaaatgttgtctgtatttgtgtttatttaaattgTCTTCATGTGTAGATACCAAGTAAAAAAatctgtatatgtatatttttttaaaaaaacaaaataaaacacacctgattggactttctgctctgttttgtttggcttCATGCATGTTAACACAAATACTAAATCTACAGTGAAATTACCTTCACTGGTCATTGTAgactgcagtctacatgtcCTATACTTTACATGGCCAAAAGCATCATTGGAAAATATTGACATTAATCAGCTAAGATGCATTGATCCATTTAATACTGATGATGCATAGAGAACACATGGATGAGATGCAATGGATGAGAACTAAAGCTTGAccaaaaaaaattacaaaaacctAACGCTGAGCATTAAGGCCAAAAAAAGGTAACAGACCTGTCATAGCAGTACAGAGGTCACAAGGAGGCCACCTTTTCTTTCTGGCATAGAAACTATGGAAGCAAAGTAAAGCTGAAAAGATTTAGCTTACATTTATCTTACAAGCCAATGAACCTATTGTGAAATGTAATCACTACTGAATATTGAATGCTTAAATTAAAACCTCTCTCAAATCTTCCTCTAGCACACAGATCAGAGAGAAGGGTAAAGgtcagaggaaaatgtcaaGCGAAGCAGCAGTCAAGTCCCCATCTGCCTCAACAGCTGAGGACTTCCAGGGTCCTGCTTCCCCTGCGACTGGAGGTTGTGAAAGTGAAAACCTGCTTTAATGGATGCCTGAAAGCTGAGGTGGGATAAGGTAGTATCTTACAGTCAAACGACTCCAGAGGAACAAAAGACCAAAGGCACTTGACAGGTCGTTGCTCCACTAGTTGGAGGTTTCAAACGGACAAAGAAGTCCTGCTATAAGATCATGCAGACAGTGTACAAGAAGGATTCTGTATGGAGAGGAGCACTCCACTTGTCAGCTGGATCCTAAATTGGTGCAAAGAGTGTAACAGGatatatccatccatccatccattttcacccgctttatccggggCCGTGTCGTGGGGGCAGCAGTttgagcagggacgcccaaacttccctctccctggatacttcctccagctcatccgtGGGGACCCCGaggtgttcccaggccagccgagcgacatagtcactccagcgtgtcctgggtcttcctcggggcctcctcccggtggggcatgcctggaacacctccctagggaggcgtccagggtGCAT
This Chaetodon auriga isolate fChaAug3 chromosome 5, fChaAug3.hap1, whole genome shotgun sequence DNA region includes the following protein-coding sequences:
- the LOC143321272 gene encoding C-X-C motif chemokine 10-like, which produces MNSAVIAFLACLLVFYAQGQPANRSSKCKCLNGSIDRIPPQLIKAGPVIHPPSIFCQQVEIIITTTANKEKCVNPQSHLGKRILKSKNRYVKNSTVSTTTSSSTSVHSTSRL